From the genome of Streptomyces sp. NBC_01317, one region includes:
- a CDS encoding chaplin, protein MRDLISKGLLTAAAASSVLSMTGGYAVAAEADGAAVGSPGVLSGNSIQAPLEVPVNICGNTVDPVGVLNPSFGNTCGNTSGSAHSSAHETYRQYAPQAPAPAPAPRPQAHENHHAPSHAAPRPAHAAPASAHARPAPPAPAPAHAAPAPAHAAPHAPAPASRPQPGPAVHEAPVSPRPHHQAASSTHANGAAVGSPGVLAGNLLEAPVELALNACGNTADIVGLLNPAFGNNCGNGTVAPPPPVRHVPPVKPPVDDGSVVPNTPLTPPRHTPHTPNTPVPHHAAPPVVPAQYHPAAPPRAEAPQLAETGSDHLLAAAAMSAGLLLGGGILYRRSTAKARV, encoded by the coding sequence ATGCGAGACCTCATCAGCAAAGGACTGCTCACCGCCGCTGCGGCGTCGAGCGTCCTGTCCATGACGGGCGGCTACGCCGTAGCGGCCGAGGCCGACGGGGCGGCCGTCGGATCACCCGGTGTGCTCTCGGGCAATTCCATCCAGGCGCCGCTGGAGGTCCCGGTCAACATCTGCGGCAACACCGTGGACCCGGTGGGCGTGCTCAACCCGTCCTTCGGCAACACCTGCGGGAACACGTCCGGTTCCGCGCACTCCTCCGCCCATGAGACGTACCGGCAGTACGCTCCGCAGGCCCCGGCGCCCGCCCCGGCGCCCCGCCCGCAGGCGCACGAGAACCACCACGCCCCGTCCCACGCGGCCCCGAGGCCCGCCCACGCCGCTCCGGCATCGGCCCACGCCCGACCCGCACCGCCCGCACCCGCGCCGGCCCACGCGGCCCCGGCTCCCGCCCACGCGGCGCCTCACGCGCCCGCCCCCGCCTCGCGCCCCCAGCCCGGGCCCGCCGTCCACGAGGCGCCCGTCTCCCCCCGCCCGCACCACCAGGCGGCCAGTTCCACCCACGCCAACGGCGCCGCCGTCGGATCCCCCGGTGTGCTGGCGGGCAACCTCCTCGAAGCCCCCGTCGAGCTGGCCCTGAACGCCTGCGGCAACACCGCGGACATCGTGGGCCTCCTCAACCCGGCCTTCGGCAACAACTGCGGCAACGGCACCGTGGCGCCCCCGCCCCCCGTCCGCCACGTGCCCCCCGTCAAGCCGCCCGTCGACGACGGCTCCGTGGTCCCGAACACGCCCCTCACGCCCCCGCGGCACACCCCGCACACCCCGAACACGCCCGTCCCGCACCACGCCGCCCCGCCGGTGGTCCCCGCGCAGTACCACCCCGCCGCCCCGCCCCGCGCCGAGGCCCCGCAGCTCGCCGAGACCGGCAGCGACCACCTCCTCGCCGCCGCCGCGATGAGCGCCGGCCTGCTGCTCGGCGGCGGGATCCTCTACCGCCGCAGCACCGCGAAGGCCCGCGTCTGA
- a CDS encoding chaplin: MKCKKAATIVAGLFLAVGAAAPAVADAGAEGAAIGSPGVLSGNVIQVPIHIPLNLCGNSIDVVGLLNPAFGNVCVNA; this comes from the coding sequence ATGAAGTGCAAGAAGGCCGCAACCATCGTCGCGGGGCTGTTCCTGGCCGTCGGTGCCGCCGCCCCCGCCGTCGCCGACGCGGGCGCCGAGGGTGCCGCCATCGGTTCCCCGGGTGTCCTGTCCGGCAACGTCATTCAGGTGCCCATCCACATCCCCCTCAACCTGTGCGGCAACAGCATCGACGTCGTCGGCCTGCTGAACCCGGCCTTCGGCAACGTCTGCGTCAACGCCTGA
- a CDS encoding rodlin, with product MKKIMAGAAVAASVVGVSAAAAPTALAVGNDHGTTSASGNGAGSAFGNNSTKGDMSPQGELVQSSLNKLCVGLPVKVNAGALVGVLVPVAVQDVNVLASPQNQQCAENSTQAKGDEPLSHILDDIPVLSGNGVGNS from the coding sequence ATCAAGAAGATCATGGCCGGCGCCGCCGTCGCCGCCTCCGTAGTCGGCGTCTCCGCCGCGGCGGCGCCCACGGCGCTCGCGGTCGGCAACGACCACGGCACGACCTCCGCGAGCGGCAACGGCGCCGGCTCGGCGTTCGGGAACAACTCGACCAAGGGCGACATGAGCCCGCAGGGTGAGCTGGTCCAGAGCTCGCTGAACAAGCTCTGCGTCGGCCTGCCGGTCAAGGTCAACGCCGGTGCGCTCGTCGGTGTTCTCGTGCCGGTCGCCGTCCAGGACGTCAACGTCCTGGCCTCGCCGCAGAACCAGCAGTGCGCCGAGAACTCCACCCAGGCGAAGGGCGACGAGCCGCTGTCGCACATCCTGGACGACATCCCGGTCCTCTCGGGCAACGGCGTCGGCAACAGCTGA